The region GAACCGATTAAACCACGCAAGAAAGATCTCCTGCTGAGTTGCAAGTGGCAGCGTCAGGATCGTGTTTGCCAGCCCTTCCTCAATCAAATGTCGGTCAAGCCCCTTGCATGCTCGCCGCATCCACCCAAAGTCCTCATAGAACGGCTCAAGCCAGGTACTCAGGAGCTGGGAGCGGGCCTCCTTGGACACTAAGATCTGTCCTTTGCCAACCCCGACAAAAAGCCTTGCCGTCACTCGGCTCACTTCATAGCGATGTATAGCCGGAACTTTACCGTGCATCTCTGCCAACTCATTCTGCATTGCCCATGTCCTCAAGAAGTCCTCAGCAATCTGGCGCTCAACAAGGATGTCGAGCATCCAATGCAGGTTATCAGCCTGCCTTGCGATCTGCGCTACCTCCGATTGGTCACCTCCTGCAGCCCTCACAAATTGCTCACGCAGCAGGCAAAGGCAGCCATTGCATGCCGAATAGAGTGACTCCTTGCGGAGATCACCACCAATGGCTCCGCCACGCGATGCGCTGTTCTCCCTTAGCATTTTGGAGACCAGACCCTTCATCTCCCTCCTTGCCTTCTCGTCTTTGCCCTCCAGGACAACCTGCAGGAGCCTAACTAAGACCTCTTCACCACCACCCACATTGCTGCCGCCATTGCAATTTGCTCCCATTTCTACCTCCTCAGTCACCACAGAAGGTGTCAACTCCAGGGAGACCCTCTTAAGAACCTCCCCAGCGCCTGAGTTCTCAAGATGTAGCTGCGTCAACAATGCCGCCACTTTCTCGTCATCATCCTCCGCCCACGGAGCCGCCTCCAAATACTCCAAGCAAGACAGCACTCCAGCGTCGAACACGATGGCTGCGGACACCTACAGAAAGAAGGTGGAAATTAAGGACCAAAAGCAAAATGATGCCAATTGACCATTAGACATGAGGAAAAGAAGAAAGGGGCCATACCTTCAAAATGCCGAGGACCTTGGTCACATCCTCCCTCATGAGCCTCCTACGGAGATCTTTGCAGTACATGAGGCGCAGCGTCTCGACGTACACCTCGACGTCGTCGCAGTCGGAGATCTCGACGATGTGGGGCAGCGTGCGCTGCTGCTTGGACCAGCGGTCGGAGAGCTTGGCGGCGAAGAACCTGCTGTGGGCGACGAGTATGTTGCGGTGCACGCAAAGCGTGAGGGAGAGGCCGTCCTTGGAGCtgagggtgaggcgcacgtcggaggAGTCGGCGTCGTTGAACTGGTTCCCTGGGCTGCAGCTGCcgatgagctcggcgacgcggtcctgGAGCAGCGCCTGCCGGTTCATGGAGCGCGCGGGGGCTAGGGGGTGGTGCGGATGCGGCTGGTGCTGCGGCGGGGCGGAGTGGGCGGCGGAGCGGGGCTGGTAGTCCTGCTCGTTGGCCATCATGTCGAAGAGGGTGGGGCTGGAGCGCGTCTTGTCgatcggcagcggcggcggggacaTGGGGTTGAGGAGGCCGGCGTTGAGCGCGGAGTTGAACTTGGTGTAGCTGGAGGGGTAGGACTGCGTCTGCGTGTAGGAGGGCGGGTTGGGGCTGGCGTAGGAGGAGGCGCCCGCGGCGGGCTGCTGCGGGNNNNNNNNNNNNNNNNNNNNNNNNNNNNNNNNNNNNNNNNNNNNNNNNNNNNNNNNNNNNNNNNNNNNNNNNNNNNNNNNNNNNNNNNNNNNNNNNNNNNNNNNNNNNNNNNNNNNNNNNNNNNNNNNNNNNNNNNNNNNNNNNNNNNNNNNNNNNNNNNNNNNNNNNNNNNNNNNNNNNNNNNNNNNNNNNNNNNNNNNNNNNNNNNNNNNNNNNNNNNNNNNNNNNNNNNNNNNNNNNNNNNNNNNNNNNNNNNNNNNNNNNNNNNNNNNNNNNNNNNNNNNNNNNNNNNNNNNNNNNNNNNNNNNNNNNNNNNNNNNNNNNNNNNNNNNNNNGAGTGGAAGTGGGAGGTGGAGGGGGCGGGGTGCGGCGCGCAGCACCAGGAGGAGAGGTCGTGGGGAACGAGGTGGGAGTGGGAGGGGGGCGGGGGCGAGGGCTTCTTTGGGTGAGGGTGCGGCCTGCTGGATCTGGAGGAGGCGGCCATAGGTGGAGTGGTAATCGTTCGTTTTTTCTTTTTCGGGTCCGGGGTGGGGGCGCGCGTCGCGTGGGGTGGCGTGGGGATTCTCGCCGCGCGAGGGCAGTCGGGCACGAGGAGGAGCGCTTGTCGCTTTTTGTTGAGGCGTGGTGGGGAGTGGTAATGGTTGTATCGCCCCGAGGGGACCACCTTTTGCCCGTGCCGATGAGCTATACGGCCGGTAGCCCGGTGCGTTccgtttattcggtttacatggttcggtTTATACAGTTTTTCAGTatgtacggtattaatacttcggtaaatacggtatgaaattaaaatacggttcggttttgatatataccaaattatttcggtatggtttcggtatataccataaaaaaccaaagttgacgcgaatttgaaaatgacgtaataataatttgcaaattcatgactcaaaacacattctattttacacaaatagtatatgactatatatataagtatatatgcatgcattgattcatctgttgatggttatggacgtgcttagcattttaaaaagagaaaaatgacaatgttacaagaaaaatgttggtgcttagtagtgaatttgactcatgtacaagaaaaatgacaacttgtacggttgttcatctcaagaaatataaatttatcttttacttcggtttattcggttaaccattcggtttttcgttatataccataaaaaccaaagttcaaatcggtatgaaaagttcataccataccgaaaccagaaaccataaaaacaaaaaaatcggttcggttcggtttattttcggtatggtttttcggttcggttttaaaATGCACAGAGTGAACGGCCAGTGTGGACGGAGCAACGCGAGCGAGTGAATGCTGGCGTGGGCTACGCTTCTGAACCAGAATGCCGGCGCCGGCGACCGGCCTCTTCTCACGACGCCCAGGGATGCATGGATGGAAAGCCGATGACTGAGGTTCTTGTGCCGCCACCATGCCACTCAAATCAAGTCCGACAATTACTGGGGCCGGTATTAAAACTCGAAACTCGCAAACTAAACAAGTTTGAGCCGAGTTTTTATCTGATCATGTTAATTGAGCAAGCTATAAGCTGGTCACAATGACAGTAGCATAAGAGTACTAGTATCATAcccccttcgtttctaaatatagaACCTTTTCAGAGATCACAATATGAACATATGCGAAAAATGCCAAATGAAGACCGAGCTTTATGGAGGCATTTATTTTTAAACTTCAAAATTTAAACTTTTCagtttccaaaaattctgaaaataaatacaCATACGCCTAGATACATAATGTACATGTGTACAAATTTTCAGGTTGAAATACATTAAAATATGAGCTACACAAAAAAAGACAATTTTGACGCTTTCTAGGACGAGGAAGAGACGAAGGAAATGGGAGCCAGACCTTCTGTCTAGTTTATCAGCTCTGTGCCTGTTTCCTCCATGGGCCTTTTGTTTTCCCTTCACCTGTAATATGGCGTGTATCAACTCCGAGCCTGAACCCAAAGGAGCAGTGTGTGTATGGTTTCGTTTCCGCTTGGGTTCATTTTGACAGGCAATGCTGGCCTTTTACGGACTACGGGTGCCGTATTGCCATCGTCGTGGATCCCTGGAGTCCTCGACCCAGTAATATTTTTTTTTAGAGTATGCCAATGGTATACCTTACTTTTATAGAAGGCAGAGAAGTATTTAAAAGAATTTGTGTAGGATGCGAACATCCCCACAAGATTACAACCCCACCAACACCTAAGCACCTAGGCCTACTCTCTCACAAATCTGTATAAAACTCCAGCACCCACACTGGCTTCCTTCCATGTCTTGATCTCATCCTGGATGTGCCCTTGGAGCTGTGCAACTGTCATTTGCTGGTCTGCACGGTTAAACACTCTGGGGTTGCGTTGCTTCCAAAGTTCCCAAGCGATTGCCGTGACTAAAGTATCGAAACCTCTCTTATTAGCTCCTTGGAAACTATCCCTCGCCTGGACCCACCACTCAAGTAATGTGCCATTCATATCCAGTCTTCTCACTGCAATGTTAAGGTCCGTGAGGCACCGGTTCTAGATGTCTCTCGCGTAGCCACATTGTATGTGAATATGCTCAGCGTTATCTTCATCCTAGAGGCAGGTGTAACAGGCCGATGGCTCCTCCTGCAACCCATGTCTGGCTCTGCGATACGATGTCCAAATCCGGTGTTGGACAGTCAACCAAATATGAATCTTGCACTTGAGCGGTGCCCAATTCCTCCAAATGCATTTGTTGGAAGATGCACACTGCAAACCTGAGCAAAGTCTGTCATAGACGGAGCGGGCCGAGTAGACTCCTGACACATCACATGGCCACGTGAACTGATCCTCCACCGCCGCATCATGCTGTACCGTGGCGATTGCTTGCTGCAGGTGCAAGAGTTGAATGTGTGTTGTGAAGGACAACTTCCCTTGCACATCAAGCGGCCACGACGTGTCCAAAAGAGCCTGTTTTACAGTGCTCGTGTTCCTCGTTTGTTTGTTCACTTCGCACACGATCGGAGGTGTGATATCCATGGCAGCAAATCCGTGAATCCATCTATCACGCCAGAACAACACCTTAGCACCGTCTCCCACCTTAATGTTGACTAAGCTATCAAAAACGTGTCCTGCTTCCTTGTCCACGATCTGCGGAATTCCTTGTCACGGTCTCTCAGGATCCACTCTCCTCAACCATTCTCATCTGACCAGCAGCGCAAGTGCATGTGTTTGCAAATCTTTTACCCCTAGCCCTCCATAGCACGTCGGTCTACAGATTTTTCTCCATGACACCAGGCATTGCCTACCATTCACCTTTTCCTTGGCCGTCCAAAAAAATGCTCTCATCCATTTATTGAGCTCCTCATAAACCCAGAGAGGCGTGTTCATCACCAAGAGGTGATGTATTGGCCTTGCGGACATGACCGTCTTGACAAGAATTAACCTCCCGGGTCTTGTGACCAACCCTCTTTGCCAAGCCGGGACCACTTTCTTTGCTCGATCTAGCATAGGCTGCCACTCATTCTTGGTAAATTGTTTGATCGCCAATTGTAGTCCAAGGTACTTGCAAGGGAACTCCGACATGTCGCACTGTAACATCGCCGCCACTCTAGTCTTGTCTAGCTCAGAGCCACGGATGAGGATGGCCGATGATTTTCTGTAATTGACATGAAGTCCCGAGGCTTCCCCAAAAGCTTCAAGCGCACAGCAAACACAATGCAAATCCTCCCTCAATGGCCTTATGAATAGGGCAACGTCATCCACGTAAATGAAAATCCTCTGTACTGCCAAAATCCCGTGGAAAGAGCTGATCGCTCGCTCCTCAGCCGCCTTGGTGACCATCAGGGTTAGCACGTCCATAGCTATGACAAAGAGCAGCGGCGATATAGGATCGCCCTGCCTCATACCACACGCCAGCTGGAAAACTTCCCTTGGGACCCCGTTCACCAGAACTTGCGTGGAAGCCGTTCTCAGTAAGATAGAAATCCACCCGATCCATCTATTGCCGAAACCGTTGGTCCGAATAACTTCAAATAAGAACGACCACGATAGGGAGTCAAAAGCCCTAGAGATGTCTAGCTTCAGGAAGAGACCAGCTTCCTTGCAATTGTGGATCTTCCGAGCAACTTGGCATACAAGAAGGAAGTTGTCACGCAGGCTCCTGGCCTTTATGAAAGTGGATTGGTTGGCCGCTACCACATGCTTCATGTGAGGCCTCGCGCGGTTTGCGAGCATTTTAGCAAAAATCTTGGCTGCACTGTGAGTTAAACTGATCGGCCGAAAGTCTCCCACCTCCATAGCATCCGGTTTCTTAGGGATAAGCACGATGTGTGAACTGTTGATTTTACCAAAGCCTCGTCCATCCCCAACATACAGCTTATGCGTGACCGCCATGAGATCAAGCTTGATGATCGGACAGGCGCGCTGGTAAAATGCTCCAATGAACCCATCTGGCCCTGGTGTGCGGTCCAGAGGCATCTCTttgatcgtgctccacacctcctcCTCAGTAAACATGTCCTCCAGCTCATGTAGATCACAGGATTGCACACCCAGGTATTCAAGGTCTAGAGTGGTCCCCCTCACACTCGCTTGCCCAAGTATCTGCCTGAAAGCCTGAGTGAACACATCTTCCTTGCGTGCCTGATTAGTAATAATCTCTCCCTCGGCGCTAATCGAGGTATAAAGTTTTTGGCTCTCCTCCCATTAGCCACAAATTGGAACAGCTTGGTGTTCGCATCTCCCTCTTTAATCCACCATAGTCGGGACGTTCTCGCTCAATTGTGCGCTGCAACGAGGCTAAACCCAGCAGAGACAATTTGAGCGTCCTCCTCAGCCATAGTTCCTCTTGTGACAGGGCACGAAGCTCTTGAGCTCTGTTGAGTTTCAGAATCACGTAATTCGCAACCGCCAACTGAATCTTAATGTTCCCACCTTCCGTTGCCCCCATGCTTGGAGAGCATGAGCCGTGTTGCGCAACAACTCATTGAACCTTTTGTAGGGGTCCAAGATGTTGACGTCGCAAACCCAAGCGTCCCGAACCGCATCCAGAAAACCATCGAGTTTAGTCCAAAAACACTCAAATATAAAATCTTTTCTTAGGGCAAAACGCGACAATGGTGGAAAGCAGCAGCGGAGCGTGGTCCGACACATTGGAGGAAAGCGCCTGAAGTAAACAATCTGCGAAGTGCAGCTCCCAATCCACGGACACCAAAACCCGATCGATCTTGGTCATCACGGGCTCATCCCGCTCGTTCATCCATGTGAACATCCTCCCGTGCATGTATAGCTCTTTTAGTCGTGATCGTCCACAAAGTCCCTAAATTGGCGCATAATAGCTCTGTTTAGATTGATGTTATTTTTCTCCGACGCGCGTAAAATCATGTTGAAATCACCAAGAACCATCCACGGTCCCAAACATCATTCCCGTCTAGCTCTTAATTCCGCCAAGAAGTCAGTCTTTAGATCGTCACCTTGGGGACTGTAAACCATCGAGATCCACCACTCAGCTCCGTCCTTATTGTGCACCAAGCCCATCAAAAAATTAGTGTCAAGGTGAATGTTGTTAATCTCCATGACCGTGGTGTCCCAAGCAAGGAGCACCCCACCTCTCGTTTCCAGCGCAGGGAGGTAGGCAAAGCCGTCCTACGACGGCCCTAAACATTGCATAACACTGAAACGATCAAATACATCTAGTTTTATCTCTTGTAGGCACACTAAGTTAACGCGCACCGACGTCACAAATTCTCTCACCGCCTTCCTCTTCGCCGGGTCGTTCAGGCCTCGAACGTTCCAGCATAGCACTTGCGGGTTCAGATCCATCTAAGAGGAACTAAAGACTCCCGCAACCCACGCAGCCCTAGTTCGCTGTGATCCCCGGTGCCTACTCCTCCGATGCTGGTATCACCTTGCCAAAGAGTGCAACAATGACTCGCACGTGCTGCTCACAAAGCGACGAGTCAAAGAGCGCGTTGAGCTCCTCCACAGGAGCGGGATCAATCTCCAAGTCCTTCGGCACTAATCCAAGTGCACGCATCAGACATTCTCCGCTGGTGAAGCCTTCCCTTTCTGTGAAGATGGTGCCCTATTCGTTGCTCTGGTCAAACAACGCGGGGTGAAAGGCTCAGCTTCAGGCCACAACGATGTTGCTTGTACTTCTTTGAGGAGCGGGGGTGCTAGCTTCTTGACCAACTTGGTGCAGAACCTTTTCATCTTTTCATACGTAGCAACTTCTTGTGGGGTCATGCCTGCATGCAGCTGGGACGAGCTGCATGTTTGAATCCATGTGTGTATCCTCCTCAGCGCGCAGCCGCGAATCGGAAACTGCCACTTGTTCCCCATTGGAGACTTCCAGGAGTTCCGCATGGGTCGCAGTCGAAATCTTCCTCGGGATCAGCAGTGAGCTAACCGGATCCTCCACTAGCGCATCCTCCCTCGGGCTCTGCAGCGGGCCACTTGTGTTCGAACCATGCACCACAACTTGAGAAACATCCAAAACAGGCGATGTTATCGAGACCACGCTGCCCGCTTCCACCACCAGCCCCGATCCCATGGTGGGATCCACTACGCCCGGGCAAGATCGGTCCAGTGTGTGGCCCTCCAGCACCACGACAGGCTAGCGCTCCGCGATGCAGGGCGAATCCGCACAAACCAGCGACATGGGCTCCACCGCCCTCTGTTGTGTCCCCACCAACTCAATCTCGGCCTCCACACTTTTGTCCATACATGTCTCCTCAGCGCGGATCGACTCGGGGGCACCCTCAATGATTGGTGCGTCTCCCTCAGCTGGCCCCACCTGTTGCGCATCCCTCGGCAAATCCCGCTCAGCCCCATTGGAGGCCGGGTTGGGGGCAGGGGAATTCAAACTTCCCAATCCCCTCGTCGTCCTGGCTGGCACCCCAATATGGTCAAAAGCTGACTTTCTCATTGTCAGCCTATCCTGAACTCTCTGCATGGGCCCACCTCTGCTTTTTTGCTTTAACGGACATCAGAGGGAGCCTCCAATCCTGAGATGCCATCCCCTCACCGCCGGCGAACTGCTGCCCACCGCCGCGGCCGTGGCCAGCCCCCTGTGAACTGCTGCCACGGGTGTCTCTCACCCCGAACTGCCAATGGCGACGACCGGTGACAGCTCCGCCACCTCTCTCCATCTCGTCTTCCTCCAACAGCCCACTTTGGCCGCTGTCTGAAGAGCCTCCCAAGAAGAAGGGCTCGTCGACATCCATGAAGTTCGTGACTGAATCCAGGTGGATGAGGATCTTGTACTGCAGCAACTACGGCTCGATCAAGTTCTCCGTGGACTCCGACACTGCCAGCCAACGGTGCATGGGGATGGAATCCAGGTCGGCCGTCCACGCCGTCAGACAGAAGGAGGAAAGGTTGGAgcgcgagtgtcggtgtcaaaaccggtggatctcgggtagggggtcccgaactgtgcgtctaaggctaatggtaacaggagactggggacacgatgtttacccaggttcgggccctctcgatgaaggtaataccctacttcctgcttgattgatcttgatgatatgagtattacaagagttgatctaccacgagatcagagaggctaaaccctagaagctagcctacggtatgattgttgatgtgtcctacagactaaaccctctggtttatatagacaccggagggggctagggttacacagggtcggtttatagaggaggagatctacatccaaatcgccaagcttgccttccacgccaaggggagtcccatccggacacgggacgaagtcttctatcttgtatcttcatagtccatcagtccggccaaagtatatagtacggctgtctggatacccccttatccaggactcccttagtagcccccgaaccaggcttcaatgacgatgagtctggcgcgcagatcatcttcgacattgcaaggcgggttcctctccaaatccgGTGCACCCGTCGTGGAAAATAGTGTCTGGCCTCCCAGtaaggttgtactcctcggcttatgtgcttcaataatggccacctcCACGTGTCGATCGAAGGCGAGGGGCCGGGGCATTTTTGTATTTGACACCCTAATCCCGTAGATGAACCGTCTATTTGAGgggacggggatcttcagatccaaatcacaccatcttcccccacgCAAGCATTCCACAAAGCGCGCCCAAAAGAGGCCACCCCATCATGACCGGTCGCTGCAGCCCTGCTCGCCGCTCCCCCAGCTCgaagccaggggattgggaaaagtgttccatccctcacagccGCCTAATAGAGTTGCAGACCAAAGGGTTCCTCCCGCCCACATACATGGTCCCTGtccgatccggactagccacctataatggcgaggagcaagcggagagattccccAACCCTTCTCTGGGGGAGTGGGCATGCCTTGTCCcgtatctgctaagaggcgtcgggtttccaatccacccattcctccgcgggctcctggagttttacggtctccagttgcataatcttacccccgcctccatactaCATATTGCGGGCtacgttgccctctgcgagctgttcctgggctgcgaagctcatttcgagctatggaaaaggttattttgcctcgtcccacgcaaccaggagggatctatatatcaagtgggcggagccgaaatatggcgcatcgcccagaccggatacctgttcggtactccaaagaaggcgtccgaagactggccctcagagtggttttatgttgatgatgttcccctttcggacccagtccggacgggccttcctAAGTTCACCaatactccgctgaagaaacgccaaagctggcgccctcggagcccccaggaggaggaAAATAGGAAAGTcttctatctgatgagccggatacaaaccctggccaaatcaggattgacaataattgaagtcatgtcaatatgtattataaggggagtgcagccacttcaatataggggaaaacccatgtggcacttcaatggagaagacgatgcctcccgctgcggtcgcaaaggtccagactccgccacatctttggcgaggatactatccgaattgtacaagggagaagaagatgtgttcctccgcattaaaccgtgggatggattttccatgtacaacccccgaagctgggtaagttgtTATTTGTTATTCGACTCTACTCGTTCTTACCTTCTTGACCAcagttatttaccttgctgtttcaaAACATGAACTAAGAAAGGCTatgaaagagttcaacagcccctctCCGCAACCGGAGGATCCCGgtcgggctctcgaccccggacttgaagaagatccggacatatcagtGGAATTCGTCGACGGCACTTTTTATCAGGCAAGCAGTGGCGGCTCTTTAGTGGACATCATCGCGGATTATCCCGGATTGCTTCccgtgtcgcatgtaagtaatgtcGGGGCTTCAACCTTCCGAAAGGATTCCTTAGTTTTGCCGTACCTTATGATCCTACGCCGTGTTTTTATAGAAACGGCGGTCGGGACACCGTGCGGAACCCGCGGGGGCATCTCAGCAAGAGGCACCTAAACaaagtaggcttaaaaggaaggcggtcagtagCAGTACGCAGGCGCAGAGGTACTCATTGAACTTGCCCCGTGATTTGTTTAGTCGATTTGTAAAGACGTGACAGCTTCAATTACGTCCTGTCAGGAAACGCCGGACTGTTTCCGGGGATCCTACCGGCCATGCCTCCAGCATCCGGATTCCTGGACCGGATTCCCAAGCGGAAGCTGATGTGGGGACAGTGCCAAACTATCCTCCTGCGGAGGATACGAATATGCTTTTggccacaaattcagaagtggagagcgccatgaatcaccggcgccaacGTGCCGTACTCCGCGgtggtattttttccgaagaggcgttcaaaGCCTTCAAT is a window of Triticum dicoccoides isolate Atlit2015 ecotype Zavitan chromosome 2B, WEW_v2.0, whole genome shotgun sequence DNA encoding:
- the LOC119365120 gene encoding BTB/POZ domain-containing protein At1g63850-like, which gives rise to MSPPPLPIDKTRSSPTLFDMMANEQDYQPRSAAHSAPPQHQPHPHHPLAPARSMNRQALLQDRVAELIGSCSPGNQFNDADSSDVRLTLSSKDGLSLTLCVHRNILVAHSRFFAAKLSDRWSKQQRTLPHIVEISDCDDVEVYVETLRLMYCKDLRRRLMREDVTKVLGILKVSAAIVFDAGVLSCLEYLEAAPWAEDDDEKVAALLTQLHLENSGAGEVLKRVSLELTPSVVTEEVEMGANCNGGSNVGGGEEVLVRLLQVVLEGKDEKARREMKGLVSKMLRENSASRGGAIGGDLRKESLYSACNGCLCLLREQFVRAAGGDQSEVAQIARQADNLHWMLDILVERQIAEDFLRTWAMQNELAEMHGKVPAIHRYEVSRVTARLFVGVGKGQILVSKEARSQLLSTWLEPFYEDFGWMRRACKGLDRHLIEEGLANTILTLPLATQQEIFLAWFNRFLNSGEDCPNIQRGFEVWWRRAFWKRSAEPEQPPRLRITAICDNS